A single region of the Malus sylvestris chromosome 8, drMalSylv7.2, whole genome shotgun sequence genome encodes:
- the LOC126631317 gene encoding uncharacterized mitochondrial protein AtMg00810-like → MTAHFGWNLRQLYVKNAFLHGVLQEEVYMSQPSGFSDPQHSDYVCKLHKSLYGLKQAPRAWNDRFTSFLPSLDFKTTHAYPSLFVKQFGSSVVLLLFYVDDIIITGNALSLINDVIVALTKEFDIKDLGPLHFFLGIQVISQNDGLVISQEKYVKDLITKTEMLDSKPCSTLCLPYNRLVLDDGKPYNNPALYRSVVGALQYLTFTRSDIAFAVHQVCQFMQTPMESHFSAVNRILRYLKGTVRLGIRYVQGGLEVNSDTVRAFSDADWAGDPNDRRSTTGFVIFLGSNPTSWFSKKQQIVSRSSTEAEYRALAATAAELDWIKQLLTFVHLDIPSSPFLYCDNMLAIALISNLVLHQRTKHIEVDIHFVCERVAKKQLHV, encoded by the coding sequence ATGACAGCTCATTTTGGGTGGAATTTGAGACAACTCTATGTTAAGAATGCATTTCTGCATGGAGTATTGCAGGAAGAAGTGTACATGTCACAACCTTCAGGTTTCAGTGATCCTCAACACTCTGACTATGTTTGCAAACTACACAAGTCACtatatggtttaaaacaagccCCTAGAGCCTGGAATGATAGGTTTACAAGTTTTTTGCCATCACTTGATTTCAAAACAACTCATGCATATCCATCTTTATTTGTGAAACAATTTGGCTCTTCTGTTGTATTATTGCTTttctatgtggatgacattatCATCACTGGTAATGCTCTAAGTTTGATCAATGATGTGATTGTTGCCTTGACAAAGGAGTTTGATATAAAAGATTTAGGTCCTCTGCATTTCTTTTTGGGAATTCAGGTTATTTCACAGAATGATGGTTTGGTTATATCACAGGAAAAGTATGTTAAAGACCTCATCACAAAGACTGAAATGCTTGATTCCAAGCCTTGTTCAACCCTTTGTCTGCCTTATAATCGATTAGTTCTTGATGATGGGAAACCTTATAACAATCCAGCTCTTTATAGAAGTGTGGTTGGTGCTTTGCAGTATCTAACATTTACTAGGTCAGATATAGCATTTGCTGTGCATCAAGTATGTCAGTTCATGCAAACTCCCATGGAATCTCACTTTAGTGCAGTCAATAGGATACTCAGATATCTAAAAGGTACTGTCCGTTTAGGTATTAGGTATGTTCAAGGAGGATTAGAAGTTAATTCAGACACTGTGAGAGCATtttctgatgctgattgggctggagACCCTAATGACAGAAGATCTACTACTGGTTTTGTGATATTTTTGGGTTCAAATCCGACCTCCTGGTTCTCTAAGAAGCAACAAATAGTATCCAGGTCGTCAACTGAGGCCGAGTATCGAGCACTTGCTGCTACTGCAGCTGAACTGGATTGGATTAAGCAATTATTAACCTTTGTGCATCTTGATATCCCTAGTTCACCATTTTTGTATTGTGACAATATGTTAGCAATTGCATTAATATCAAATCTAGTTCTACATCAACGCACAAAGCATATTGAAGTTGACATTCATTTTGTTTGCGAACGAGTTGCAAAGAAGCAGTTGCATGTTTAG